Proteins encoded together in one Lathyrus oleraceus cultivar Zhongwan6 chromosome 5, CAAS_Psat_ZW6_1.0, whole genome shotgun sequence window:
- the LOC127084967 gene encoding probable serine/threonine-protein kinase PBL23 isoform X2 translates to MSCFPCCASQERINKKSLKKSIKEYHEAKTLSSFANISFKTDSGKRRFIADEIAKLGKGNVTSKVFSYRDLCSATQNFHPPNMIGEGGFGRVYKGNIKSTNQVVAVKQLDRNGFQGNREFLVEVLILSLLHHQNLVNLVGYCAEGDQRILVYEFMENGSLEDHLLDVTPDRKPLDWKTRMKIAGGAAKGLEYLHEQANPPVIYRDFKASNILLDESFNPRLSDFGLAKLGPTGDKTHVSTRVMGTYGYCAPEYASTGQLSTKSDVYSFGVVFLEIITGRRVIDNSRPSEEQNLIIWIHC, encoded by the exons ATGAGTTGTTTTCCATGTTGTGCTTCACAAGAGAGAATCAACAAGAAATCATTGAAGAAAAGTATTAAGGAATACCATGAAGCAAAAACTTTATCCTCATTTGCTAACATCTCTTTTAAAACTG ATAGTGGCAAGAGAAGGTTCATAGCAGATGAGATAGCAAAGCTTGGAAAAGGAAATGTTACCTCTAAGGTATTTTCGTATCGCGATCTATGCAGCGCGACTCAGAATTTTCATCCTCCAAACATGATTGGAGAAGGAGGTTTTGGAAGAGTATACAAAGGGAACATCAAAAGCACAAATCAA GTTGTTGCGGTGAAGCAGCTTGACAGAAATGGATTTCAAGGGAACAGAGAATTTCTTGTAGAGGTTTTGATTTTGAGTCTTTTGCATCATCAAAACCTCGTGAATTTAGTAGGTTATTGCGCCGAAGGTGACCAGAGGATTTTGGTATATGAATTCATGGAAAATGGTTCCTTAGAAGATCACTTGCTTG ATGTAACTCCTGATAGAAAGCCGTTGGATTGGAAAACTAGAATGAAGATTGCAGGAGGAGCGGCAAAAGGGCTTGAATATTTACACGAACAAGCGAACCCTCCAGTGATATACCGTGATTTCAAGGCGTCAAACATCTTATTAGATGAAAGCTTCAATCCAAGGCTTTCAGACTTTGGACTTGCAAAGCTCGGCCCGACCGGTGACAAGACACATGTATCCACCAGAGTGATGGGAACTTATGGCTATTGTGCTCCTGAGTATGCATCAACGGGACAATTAAGTACAAAATCAGATGTCTATAGTTTCGGAGTTGTGTTCTTGGAGATTATTACGGGAAGAAGAGTCATCGACAATTCGAGACCGTCAGAAGAACAAAATTTAATCATTTGG ATCCATTGCTAG
- the LOC127084967 gene encoding probable serine/threonine-protein kinase PBL23 isoform X1, translated as MSCFPCCASQERINKKSLKKSIKEYHEAKTLSSFANISFKTDSGKRRFIADEIAKLGKGNVTSKVFSYRDLCSATQNFHPPNMIGEGGFGRVYKGNIKSTNQVVAVKQLDRNGFQGNREFLVEVLILSLLHHQNLVNLVGYCAEGDQRILVYEFMENGSLEDHLLDVTPDRKPLDWKTRMKIAGGAAKGLEYLHEQANPPVIYRDFKASNILLDESFNPRLSDFGLAKLGPTGDKTHVSTRVMGTYGYCAPEYASTGQLSTKSDVYSFGVVFLEIITGRRVIDNSRPSEEQNLIIWAQPLLKDKNKFTKMADPLLGDNYPIKGLYQALAVAAMCLQEEADTRPLISDVVTALEFLANKKEDDGEKLTKEEIFASQGGNHESNVNNDNEDEDEDGDDNDDDEDEDEDDDDDDEEDGDNDNDNKKVHIRYSE; from the exons ATGAGTTGTTTTCCATGTTGTGCTTCACAAGAGAGAATCAACAAGAAATCATTGAAGAAAAGTATTAAGGAATACCATGAAGCAAAAACTTTATCCTCATTTGCTAACATCTCTTTTAAAACTG ATAGTGGCAAGAGAAGGTTCATAGCAGATGAGATAGCAAAGCTTGGAAAAGGAAATGTTACCTCTAAGGTATTTTCGTATCGCGATCTATGCAGCGCGACTCAGAATTTTCATCCTCCAAACATGATTGGAGAAGGAGGTTTTGGAAGAGTATACAAAGGGAACATCAAAAGCACAAATCAA GTTGTTGCGGTGAAGCAGCTTGACAGAAATGGATTTCAAGGGAACAGAGAATTTCTTGTAGAGGTTTTGATTTTGAGTCTTTTGCATCATCAAAACCTCGTGAATTTAGTAGGTTATTGCGCCGAAGGTGACCAGAGGATTTTGGTATATGAATTCATGGAAAATGGTTCCTTAGAAGATCACTTGCTTG ATGTAACTCCTGATAGAAAGCCGTTGGATTGGAAAACTAGAATGAAGATTGCAGGAGGAGCGGCAAAAGGGCTTGAATATTTACACGAACAAGCGAACCCTCCAGTGATATACCGTGATTTCAAGGCGTCAAACATCTTATTAGATGAAAGCTTCAATCCAAGGCTTTCAGACTTTGGACTTGCAAAGCTCGGCCCGACCGGTGACAAGACACATGTATCCACCAGAGTGATGGGAACTTATGGCTATTGTGCTCCTGAGTATGCATCAACGGGACAATTAAGTACAAAATCAGATGTCTATAGTTTCGGAGTTGTGTTCTTGGAGATTATTACGGGAAGAAGAGTCATCGACAATTCGAGACCGTCAGAAGAACAAAATTTAATCATTTGG GCACAACCTCTTctaaaagataaaaataaattCACAAAAATGGCAGATCCATTGCTAGGAGATAACTATCCTATAAAGGGTCTATATCAAGCTCTAGCTGTAGCAGCAATGTGTCTTCAAGAGGAAGCTGATACACGGCCGTTAATCAGCGATGTAGTTACTGCTCTCGAATTTCTAGCCAACAAGAAAGAAGACGATGGAGAAAAACTAACAAAAGAAGAGATTTTTGCTTCTCAAGGTGGAAATCATGAATCTAATGTAAATAATGACAatgaagatgaagatgaggaTGGTGATGACAACgacgacgatgaagatgaagatgaggaTGACGATGACGATGACGAAGAGGATGGTGATAATGATAATGATAATAAGAAAGTTCATATTAGATATAGTGAATGA
- the LOC127084968 gene encoding uncharacterized protein LOC127084968 translates to MNPKDSLENTIMEVREDFMLSPAGDSEPTFRTAHFLKPIANSIHELTLNELFLNPSSSSFVFEPKGCPLKINFNGWRYPQTKWVRWLDQLKPKYESVWKKAGIFEPIMSTKSRLMKNQDLVYGVAEKWCSETNTFVFPFGEATITLEDVIVLGGYSLFGDPVFTPLEDQEMKEVEKKLILARQERSKKGMPPSTSMWIDIFIDKSSEIEHEAFLVTWLSIFVFPHKYNLVKSCLFSLAVHLARGNRIALAPAVLASLYNDLNLFKEVIVGFEKCLLRGVELPLVLEVNVQSPFYLVQVWVWERFKNLQPRPNLINNEDHVLLRWHMVRALEIDSVRLALDSAIDHFLWRPYVRYANKCGIYYPNDETLVPFKKDLDKQILSFVLCLRVSELVGFECIEQYLPHRVAMQFGLDQDVPGYVSRFNNTEAIAWKNYTRPSSDTSLYFPSRFFEADVTTRYAKWWKKSVLGPQGFYKNVVRRKRSARSLKFRPHHAALFPPPKLIDDDVPKVLKTISSENSAEDSLKAEKNVDAPSSLLSENHTLAPSISAVEDCTTVLKDVKFKDGISVKDGLKSEKTADATSSLPQKHDTLSPLISVEDCNPVLEDDEFEDANKSKEARLSSERVCESETQGESSSYLSDASIAKLEERISRLEKLHRELKMARKSREGNARPMSGPQ, encoded by the exons ATGAATCCTAAAGATTCATTGGAAAATACCATCATGGAGGTGAGGGAAGATTTCATGCTTTCACCTGCCGGTGATAGTGAACCAACTTTCAGAACTGCACATTTTCTCAAACCTATTGCAAACTCCATTCATGAACTTACCCTCAATGAGTTATTCCTTAacccttcatcttcatcttttgTTTTTGAACCAAAGGGATGCCCTTTGAAAATCAACTTCAATGGCTGGCGCTACCCACAGACAAAATGGGTTAGGTGGCTTGATCAGCTTAAACCCAAGTATGAATCAGTTTGGAAAAAAGCTGGAATCTTTGAACCTATAATGAGTACTAAGAGCCGTCTTATGAAAAATCAAGACTTGGTTTATGGGGTTGCTGAGAAATGGTGCTCTGAGACAAATACCTTTGTGTTTCCCTTTGGTGAAGCAACGATCACTTTGGAGGATGTTATTGTTTTGGGGGGTTACTCTCTATTTGGTGATCCTGTTTTCACACCACTTGAAGATCAAGAAATGAAAGAGGTTGAAAAGAAATTGATACTTGCAAGACAAGAAAGGAGTAAGAAAGGTATGCCTCCTTCAACATCAATGTGGATTGATATTTTCATTGATAAAAGTAGTGAAATTGAGCATGAAGCATTTCTTGTTACTTGGTTGTCAATTTTTGTTTTTCCTCACAAATACAATCTGGTGAAAAGTTGTTTGTTTTCTCTTGCTGTTCATCTTGCTAGAGGGAATCGTATTGCTTTGGCACCTGCTGTTTTGGCTAGCTTAtataatgatttgaatttgttTAAGGAAGTAATTGTAGGTTTTGAGAAATGTTTATTACGAGGTGTTGAACTTCCTTTGGTGTTGGAGGTTAATGTTCAATCACCATTTTACTTGGTTCAAGTTTGGGTGTGGGAGAGGTTCAAAAATTTGCAGCCACGACCTAACTTGATCAACAATGAAGACCATGTATTGTTGAGGTGGCATATGGTTAGGGCTTTGGAAATTGACAGTGTGAGGTTGGCATTGGACTCAGCTATCGATCATTTTCTTTGGCGTCCATATGTTAGATATGCCAATAAGTGTGGAATTTATTATCCAAATGATGAAACTTTGGTACCATTTAAGAAAGATTTGGATAAACAGATTCTCTCATTTGTTCTATGCTTGAGAGTTTCTGAGCTAGTTGGATTTGAATGTATAGAGCAATATCTACCGCATAGAGTTGCTATGCAATTTGGATTGGATCAAGATGTTCCTGGCTATGTGTCTAGATTCAACAACACTGAAGCCATTGCTTGGAAAAATTACACTAGACCCTCATCTGATACAAGTTTATATTTTCCATCTAGATTTTTTGAAGCCGATGTTACCACGCGTTATGCAAAGTGGTGGAAAAAATCAGTATTGGGTCCTCAGGGTTTCTATAAGAACGTTGTGCGGCGTAAGAGAAGTGCAAGGTCATTGAAATTTAGACCTCATCATGCTGCTTTGTTTCCTCCTCCTAAACTTATTGATGATGATGTTCCTAAAGTTTTGAAAACCATCTCATCTGAAAATTCTGCTGAAGATAGTTTGAAAGCTGAGAAAAATGTTGATGCTCCGTCAAGTCTACTATCAGAAAATCACACTTTGGCTCCTTCCATATCTGCTGTTGAGGATTGTACGACTGTGTTGAAAGATGTTAAATTTAAAGACGGAATTTCTGTTAAAGATGGTTTGAAATCTGAGAAAACTGCTGATGCTACTTCAAGTCTACCACAAAAACATGATACTCTGAGTCCTTTGATATCTGTTGAAGATTGTAATCCTGTGCTGGAAGATGATGAGTTTGAAGATGCAAATAAGAGCAAAGAAGCTAGGTTGTCAAGTGAGAGAGTCTGCGAATCCGAGACTCAAGGTGAAAGCTCTAGCTATTTATCTGATGCAAGCATAGCAAAACTTGAAGAGAGAATTAGCCGACTCGAGAAACTGCATAGAGAATTGAAGATGGCAAG AAAATCCAGGGAAGGTAATGCAAGGCCTATGAGTGGTCCTCAATGA